tataagttccgaaaaagctcattggtacgagccggggtttatacctgcgaccttcggattgaaagtcgcacgctcttaccgctaggccaccagcgctcaaggaaatatctcgctttttaatacaatggacattggttggagtttgtgctcaactactcatcctgaagcctgaagcacggctttgacttcgcatgaaagttcgcctcactggggcacttcggacttttaggcccaggtgaagatcggtacccggccttgcgatattttaacaaaaaaattcgcgctcgctgcgctcgcgtttttggttgaccctgtatctacatgttagcttgactggtgaatgaatagagttagactaagaaaattctgcaattattttgatagcatacgcagtgcaactagtgcaaatgttatttatacgtcataatttcatagaagttttgacgtttaaaataacacttgcactgcgtgtgttatcaaaatcgttgcagaattatcttggtctaactctagtaattttcttaaaaaactgcttaagtaacatcaatttcaaggacattgggtgttgacagctccATAATACTcgtatgtgtgtaaaagcggttttatgacattttttaaacgattttaacaagtctacagaaggttcggtttcggccgaaactagagccgaagccgaacattcggtttcggtttcggcaaaaacacatgtttcggtcggacactactataTAGTCTAGCAGTCTAGTTGTTTTGTTTCTGCATAAGTAATTACTCTATTGACGggaattttatttgtaaagtgtcattttatggaacttgctaactatgtattaaacaaaccgccatactgaattcatcattcagtgacagtttcgatatggcggtttgtttacatagttagaaagttctatagaatgacactttatcgCGTTATCTAGCCTGATTTCTGTTATTGGAATTTTATCTGTTatgttataaaacttataaacgaCATTAttctttaagagcgctcttacaagaaaagtcgaattaacgcaaaattgatgatactagtcgacgaaattcaggactttgtgctcattattagaaacaatgagtacttgttccagtaaaagcgtcttcttatctttttaaatatcgttgtaaatattagaaaaaggacttattaaattagtaatgattttttttttgttggtcgtatccgaaaaaccccgtgaagcactgaatggcaagctcttatttggaaatgttgtgaagtttactctgctaaacctggctattttgtattactaataccctgtactttaggcatatcaaacgatatttttcctacacacctttgagaaagagaaaatcaaagtaaaacgaactcaattttctctccgaaacaagtgtcaattcctacgaaaatctacttaatatcgaagtcattttcatactcaagcaatctgcaacgtttgcttatactgttggtatacattagtgtttatgaaattctactataattttttggcaattttttgaaaactactctatattaccgatgacgcgcgctgcgccagctcagtgccgcggcagagcttgtagaggcaggacgtgtgtcggtcggctccgcacattttcaacggcgacaacgagattttttatcattgtgtgcggcgggcgccgtgtaaaacgctatactgtgtgcgtgtaaaccgcaacgagagactttgatcctagcactgtttttatagtattataatttataatggtacagtttaataaactaccggacaggattaaaaatatttgaaacgacctgacattctatatgtattaattttgactcaagatagtactcagggtctgatgatggagccggaaggtggtcaccggtaccaaacaaccatgcaactaaaccacttcgtgtttaggctcgttttattcatctcaacaagatctttgacacaagatagtactcatggtctgatgatggagccggaaggtggtcaccggtaccaatcaaccatgcaactaaaccacttcgtgtttgggctcgtttgattcgtctcaacaagatctttgacacaagatagtactcagggtctgatgatggagccggaaggtggtcaccggtaccaatcaaccatgcaactaaaccacttcgtgtttaggctcgttttattcatctcaacaagatcttcatcatcagaccctgagtactgtcttgtgtcaaagatcttgttgagacgaatcaaacgagcccaaacacgaagttgtttagttacatgatagactggtacccgtggccaccttccagctccatcatcagaccctgtgtatcttcagtatcaaagatcttgttgagacgaatcaaacgagcctaatcatgttactacatggttgattggtatccgtgaccaccttaatcatcatcattatcatcagatgctcaatactagttcgtttttaaaccctcgttgatacaaactttacaacctataggtaccaaatgctatgacgaaacatgtaaataagcgagtacctataatttatttcgagtaatacttataccttcataagtacgagtatggggctattcataaattacgtcgtttcaaatggaaggaggggtggggggggggggtctggacatcggatgatggtagtatgacgtaggaggaaacagagtcatccgaagcatgatttttggatgatttgaggggtgggggggtcaaaaatcgtcaaaaatagatgaaaaattaatttatgaacactgcacacacttacatttgcactgcatttagtattttcgtacttaccaaataacagttttaggactttaaaagttaagcacagttagtgttgttatggttgatttcaatatgcttcgcgaaggatcaagaatgtttaatccatcattgtagtgcgagtgtggtagaagggatcggcatactgagctcgcacggcctgccgcagcgcgtaaaatacctaaactcgctcaacgccgaaatgtaatagcgctcttaaggtaATCTTCtagtaaatgattacctacTTAAGCGACGTCAACTACAGCAATAATTAATAACGCAACTTTGTATGTTCTCTTATATTTGCTTAATACTTATCCCAATCTTAGGTATGTTGGTATGTACTTACACGCTATTGACGTGATTGGATCACCCACCTAGTATCTGCCTCGTATCTTTCAGCGTTAAACCTTTTATTTTGTTACGATTACCTACCTATGTCTTGTAACTTAATTACATCCTACTCTACTCACTGCACTCTCGTAATTTGAACACGGTTAACGAAATCTCATTTAATACATAGATTAGGAATGCTTTGGGTCTAAAGATATATACACCAATGGATGATTAACTTGTTCATATTATAGTATAATGAAACAAAGCAAAGGTATGATTTAATTAGTAAATGAGTTGTAAAAGGCTTGTAACTTAGGTGTAATGTCTTGGATTGGTCGATTCTTCTCCGACAACCACACAGAGCCATTGGGCCCGTTTTTGAACATTGCAATGAAGGCTGCTACAGCTGATTCAGTTCTGTGAAACACAATAAATAATCAAACATTAAGTTTACTTAATACAAAACTGTCCTGCCCGGGTgacattttaacatttttaagttTAGGAGGAAATCAttgatatttttagggttccgtacctaaaaaggaaaaaacggaacccttataggatcactcctgcgtctgtctgtctgtctgtccgtctgtcacagcccatttgaaatttggtaccaagttgaaatttggtacacatatgtaaattcgtgacccaaagacggacatcttacgtaaacaaatcaatttaaaacatggaggccacttatGGGGATGAGActaatgagaaagttgcatgcagttatttaagaaaattgccaaaaaatgaccatccccccctttatctccgaaactactgggtctaaaatgttgaaaaaaatatacaaaatagttctttacctatagatgtcaggaaaacctattagaaatatgcagtcaagcgtgagtcggactaattacttagttttgatccgacccctacgggttttttaatggcaattcactcgcgtttcacatacattgataaaaattgggtaatgtacggaacccttggaacgcgagtccgactcgcacttggcctgttTTTTAATTTGGTAACTAGTATGTAAGCGACTTGGACATGAtgataaaggcctgtgcacaccggcgcgtgcggcgttgtagtatacagatccttgtgagagacggcacaccgcttgcgtgacgtgtgcgtgtgcggctccaacattttagcgcacgcgcacgtgcacgtcacgcacacgcaagccggtgtgcacaggccttaatgCTTATGTActtttaatcaatcaatcatcgTTATTAatatactttatgttttttccCCTTTAAAACTGCTTCAACAGCAAGGGAACTTCAGCTATAAATCAGTTCGTCACgagatttttcattttcattccaAATAACATCATATTAACCATTGCATATTGCTAAATAACATCATATTAACCATTGCATATTTACTACTTAAGGACCGGTTTGTTGATATATTTTGTTTGTGTAGTATCACTCAGCAACTTACTTTTGGATTGTAATCTCGGCTATGACGCCCACAAAACCTTCACCTATTTTTTCGTCATACACCCTTCCAGTCAGCTCAGTCATGAGAGCCGTGTCCGTTGGTCCGAAACATATTGTTAATACTCGTATTCCAGTTGTTTCTTCAAAGGGAGCTTGCtggaaacaaaattaaatacacATAAGAAAAGAGCCCAAGGAAAGGTATTTATTAGGAATAACGAGACGTGTGAACATCATCACCATACCTCACATGTCTATCGTTATCATCTACTCCTGGTTTTTATACAATTCGGATAAATTATGGCTTATAACGTAACAGGATCACAGAGCACGCGCGAGAGGAGCGCAAGAGGAAAGGCATCAGGATGTCATTGACAGTTCAAtttctttatattttaatgCAAACGCACCCAGCAAAAATCATACTTTATCATTCATACTTTGTTGACTTACCGAAAGACTTTGACTAAAGTGTAGAACTGCAGATTTGGACCCATTATAGATGGGGGTGGACCCTACTGGGATGAGAGCTGCTATAGACGCAATGTTTACGATGGTCCCGCCTGCCCCGCCTTCATCTTTTCGCATGTGCTTGACTGCTCTCATTGAAAACGACACCAGACCTTGCTGAAATGTGTATAAAGGACGTAAACATTTCACTTGTGAAATATTGCCACTATTTTCTTGTAGAACACCAAAAGACCAACGGTTCCAACTAATGACTTTagaaattttaattaatgagttTGGCTATGTCGTACCCAGTTAACATCACAGGACTTTCTCCAAAGAGCGGGAGAGTCGTTTAAAATCCCAGCGTTGTTGATCACCACGTCCAACTGTTTCACAGTTTCCACAACATGGTTGAAACACTTTGAGATGCTGTCCTCATCGCTGACGTCGCACTTAATAAACGTTACTTTGCCAGGATATGTCTTATTCAGTTGTTCAGCTGTTTCTTTCCCTTTCGCCTCTGCTATATCCAGTATAGCTACATGCTAGATTAACAAAATGTAAACATTTGATGAGGTGATAATTTGTCGGTTGTTTTAAGGTCATGTATTTCTAGTATCAGTAGCGCCTGATTGACAACCGAGAACAAGTATTCTTTTGCTTGATAACAGCTCAATATATGGCTTAACTGTGATGAAACATTATATATTCTACAATCACATTAATTTAACGTTCCATTGATGCATTGCAATTCCTGGATGTTAATAGTTAGTGCTAGTATTTGTTGAGTTACGAATTTaaacaagatttaaaagaaacTAAAGATATACTCGTATTTTCAAAATACCTTGGCTCCTTCCCGCAGAAAAACTTCAGCGTATAACGCTCCCAAACCTGAGGCGCCTCCTGTGATCAGACAAGTCTTTCCCGTAATGTCCCCTAGTCCTGCCATGTTGTGACTCGTGTGTTGCACCGTCCAATGTTTTTTAATCTTTTTTGCCGTAACTTTTATAGGTATGTATCGTTTTGTTTAATCTTATCAggatgtttattatttttacaaaacagAATCAGCACattaacatttttaaataatattttcacattTTACAATCTTTTGGTCACAATTATTAAGTCTATAGTCtgtcccccttattcataaaactttacgggcctgatttagttaaattatgttttatccctttcttacaaatacataagtcaaaatgacagataaagacaaacgattattaactaattgaggtttgattgtagcgcgtttatgaataagggggtgtatctttaggtatttaaataaaagtaaacaaataaaaaaaagcttaaggagccatttgagggtagatgaaaaattgaaaacattacacgatcaaataatgtaggttaaagtcaggtcgttcggtgacagatccaggcggttttgtatttggttggttaaccaataaatgttataactacccgaaaattacaaattatttgtttacttttatttaactaaagatacagagtatagcaaCATAAATGACAAAACTGACAGCCCGGTTCTAACCAGCCAATCACAGGCGAGGTTCCGATCACAGGTTTCCGGTCCGGTACTAGGCGTCAAGTTCGTTGCTAAaggccatggtctaataaaacatggtcttctattcccagagtgacacaggcctacgtcacaataacatggccgctatatatagcgctatcgcatattatcatatagcgctgtcgcatgatgacgtaggcttgtgtcagttaggtgacctagaaaagacgggaatagagtaccaggcggagtatattattataccatgctaaaGGCGGGCATTATGGTGACAGGCGCTGACAGTGTTTGATGACTGCGGACGTATTGTTAAGAGTGAATACTTTGAATATGgccatatttaataaaatcaatTACAAACCAAGATTAACTATTTGAATATACTAAAGGACTGAATTTAGTTTcatctttattttttaacaaaggCAATGCCTTTATGGTAAAGCACCGAGTGTATAGCGTATGTAGCTTAGACCTACATCTACAATTACGATAAGAAGATTCTGTTCTGTTCTCGAAATGCGAATGAAATGTTAGAAAAACAAAGGATAGAAATGACTTGTTTACACCGATTCATTTTAAAGATAACATTTATTTAGCAAATGATTTATAAAAGGTTTGTATCTTCGGCGTGATGTCTTCGACTGGTTGATTGTCCTCCGACAGCCACACCGAGCCGTTGGACGCGTGTTTGAACATGGTGTTAAAGGCCGCTACAGCTGGTTCAGTTCTGTTAAACAATGTATTTCAGTTTGTCAGATGAGATTTTTCATTATGTTAGTTAAAAGCTTTATCTTAGAGCTAACACTGTCCCAAAACTGTTACAGTCATCTCATCAGACAGCAAGGTTGTCAATAAAAATTAATGGAATTAATAGGCTTTCAAATATCAGGTGTCCGTTTCAAGAAAGCTTGTAACCTGTAATACAAATAGAAGTCTCTTTAAAATTCCATTAGAATGTAAACTTTCGCTTCTATTCCAAGCTAAAAGCAGATAGAAAGAGAGAGTGgtaaaggtgggatcagacggttcactcggatgaatgttcactcgagtgaatgtttcattttccttttatttcacgtTCACACACGGCTGCTGGAAAGATTAttcattttttcttttctttcactatggcgtcgaatgaagttgtgcgtcttggtataagtttaattatttgtgatcatttaataaagattttaacaaacaagatgcAAAGAAAGCGTCGTCGGTAGTGGCTGCGACCTTGAATCGCAAGAAGAAATTTATTTGGAGCCTCGAATACATTGCTGAGAGAACTAGCCGATGAAGATCCGAAATCGTATTGCAATCATTTGCGGATGACTTAAAAAAGTAATTTTGTAGAACTTCTATTATTAGTAATAGGTCCGTTAATAGCGAAAGAAAACACTTTAATGAGAGACAGTATACCTAACCGAATAAAACTCCAAATTGTACTGCGATACCTTGCTACTGGCGATTGTTTTGGATATCCTGGGATATTTATACAGAGTAGCTAGAAATACCATACATGTCTTTGTTCGTTCCACTTGAACACCATTTTATTGCTTTTACATTATCTTTGTCTAGCTAGATAGTAGGTGGTATACCCACAGGATGCgagaaaaatatgcaaaatccgaatgaacgttcatttttgtgttcacactgttcattttatgttcattcggagtgcgagtgaaagatgcctaatgaaaatatccaacattgttggattctttcactaatgaattcatttttcatttttggttcattttgtgttcagacgtgtcactttgagtgaaagatgaataatgaaactagaaaatgaacaaaaaatgaaccgtctgatcccacctttacCATTGGTTTATTGTTACGTATTATCACAGATATTGTTACTTACTTTTGTAGCGAATCCTCGGTTATGCGGTTCAAAAGGAGATCGCCAAATTTTTTGTCGTACCTCTTTTCAGCCAGGTTTTTCATGATAGCCGTGTCCGTTGGTCCTAAGCATATTGTTAACACTCGTATACCGGTTTCTTCTTCAAATGGAGCTTGCTGTAATCATATAGGCATTTAATAAGTGGTCgggattgtattttttctagCCCCATAAATATTGCTGCGAAGTATCGACCGATTCcatattgcattaaaaaaacaacgggttgcactccgggagtgtcggcagaagtgaaaactcaatgacattgtaacagtttttcgatcaggtcacgtgtccgtcttacgaattttcaatctgtcgaatctgtcggtcacgtgaactgtcgcgagtttaacatttattccccatcacaaaaagtgcacagcgccgctaaagaagttttcacttcaaaaagacAGCAAAATTAATAATGCGCACAAAATAATTGATACCGCTGTCATACCGAAAGACTTTGACTGAAATGTAGCACAGCAGCTTTAGATCCGCAGTAAATAGGAAAGCATCCTGTTGGGCGGAGAGCTGCTACGGACGCGATGTTTACGATGGTCCCGCCTGCCCCGCCTTCATCTTTTCGCATGTGCTTTACTGCTCTCatcgaaaatgacaccaaacctTGCTGAAAATGAAGATAAACACTTGAAACCACCGGTAAAACAGATCAAGTGAACCCACGGATATTCAAACGAAGGCCCATTTGAAACCAATTGGACCTTCAAAGTACCTGATCTCAAAGAGGTAGACAAATTTGGattgattacaataccatacCCAGTTGACATCACAGGATTTTCTCCAGATAGTAGGAGAGTCGTTAAAAATACCAGCGTTGTTGATCACCACGTCTAACTGTTTCACAGTGTCTACAACTTGGTTGAAGCTTTTTGAGATGCTGTACTCATCGCCGACGTCACACTTGATAAACGTCACTTTGCCAGGATATGTTTTATTCAGTTGCTCGGCTGTTTCTTTCCCTTTCTCCTCTACTATATCCAGTA
This genomic interval from Cydia splendana chromosome 15, ilCydSple1.2, whole genome shotgun sequence contains the following:
- the LOC134797490 gene encoding 15-hydroxyprostaglandin dehydrogenase [NAD(+)]-like isoform X2; this encodes MAGLGDITGKTCLITGGASGLGALYAEAFLREGAKHVAILDIAEAKGKETAEQLNKTYPGKVTFIKCDVSDEDSISKCFNHVVETVKQLDVVINNAGILNDSPALWRKSCDVNWQGLVSFSMRAVKHMRKDEGGAGGTIVNIASIAALIPVGSTPIYNGSKSAVLHFSQSLSQAPFEETTGIRVLTICFGPTDTALMTELTGRVYDEKIGEGFVGVIAEITIQKTESAVAAFIAMFKNGPNGSVWLSEKNRPIQDITPKLQAFYNSFTN
- the LOC134797490 gene encoding 15-hydroxyprostaglandin dehydrogenase [NAD(+)]-like isoform X3, encoding MAGLGDITGKTCLITGGASGLGALYAEAFLREGAKHVAILDIVEEKGKETAEQLNKTYPGKVTFIKCDVGDEYSISKSFNQVVDTVKQLDVVINNAGIFNDSPTIWRKSCDVNWQGLVSFSMRAVKHMRKDEGGAGGTIVNIASVAALRPTGCFPIYCGSKAAVLHFSQSLSQAPFEEETGIRVLTICLGPTDTAIMKNLAEKRYDKKFGDLLLNRITEDSLQKTEPAVAAFNTMFKHASNGSVWLSEDNQPVEDITPKIQTFYKSFAK
- the LOC134797490 gene encoding 15-hydroxyprostaglandin dehydrogenase [NAD(+)]-like isoform X1, which encodes MAGLGDITGKTCLITGGASGLGALYAEVFLREGAKHVAILDIAEAKGKETAEQLNKTYPGKVTFIKCDVSDEDSISKCFNHVVETVKQLDVVINNAGILNDSPALWRKSCDVNWQGLVSFSMRAVKHMRKDEGGAGGTIVNIASIAALIPVGSTPIYNGSKSAVLHFSQSLSQAPFEETTGIRVLTICFGPTDTALMTELTGRVYDEKIGEGFVGVIAEITIQKTESAVAAFIAMFKNGPNGSVWLSEKNRPIQDITPKLQAFYNSFTN